Part of the Desulfosalsimonas propionicica genome is shown below.
CATCGTGGGTGCCCACCTGCTTGCCAGAAAAATCGGCATTGCGCTTCATGATGCGGGCTGCCGTATTCTGCTGGTGGACAACCATCAGGCCAACATCAAGGCCGCGCGCATGGCCGGGCTGCCCTGCCGGTTGACCAACGTGTTTACAGACAATATCCGGCTCTGCGGCATCGGCCGGTTGCTGGCCCTGTCGCCCAATGATGAGTTAAACGCCCTGGCCGTGCTGCATTACCGCAAGATTTTTGATCACATGGAAGTCTTTCAGCTGCCGCCCGATGTTGAGCAGGTGCATGCCGAAGAAGTGCTGCCGGGCCATTTGCGGGGACGCTATCTGTATGATAAGCGGGCGAGCTTTTCTTATCTTTACGGCCGGATGCTGGGCAACGGGATTGTCAAAACCGTAAAACTCACGGAGACCTTCAAATACGAAGATTTTTCAAGGTATTATGACAACACTGACATTCCCTTGTTTGTCATTGACAGCAAGGGGCTGGTCATACCCGTGACCCTGGATGCATCCGTGAGCCTTTCTCCGGGCCATACCCTGATTGCTCTGGTGGCGGCAAAAGACGGCGAGCAGTCCCCGGCAACGGTTTCCCGGCCCCAGCAGCCGGATTACGAGTGTAAAAGCCCGTCGTAAGCACTGGGCAAGGGTTTACGGGCGGTTGATCATGGCGGCCATGTACCCGGCGCCAAATCCGTTGTCAATGTTGACCACAGCCACGTTGGAGCTGCAGGCGTTTAACATGGCAAACAGGGCGGTCATGCCGCCCAGGCTGGTGCCGTAGCCCACGCTTGTGGGCACTGCGATCACGGGCCGGTTGACCAGGCCGGCCACCACACTTGGCAGGGCGCCTTCCATGCCGGCTGCCACAACCAGCACAGATGCGCGTTCAATGGATTCTTTGTGGGAAAACAGCCTGTGGATGCCGGCTACGCCCACATCATAGACCGTTTCAACTTCGTTTCCCATGGCCCGGGCGGTCAGGGAGGCCTCTTTGGCAACCGGTATATCCGAGGTGCCCGCTGACATGACCAGAACCGGGCCCCTGCCGCAGATGGGGGGCGGGGTTTTTTCCAGGAGCAGAACCCGGGCATCAGCATGATACACAGACTGCGGAAAAAGTGCCTGAATATGAGCGGCCTTTTGTTCAGAGAGCCGGGTGACCAGCACTCTGTCGTCCTGTGCATTCATTTTCTCCATGATCCCGGCGATTTGCTCTGCGGTCTTGCCCTGGCCGAAAATGACTTCCGGAAACCCCTTTCTCAGGGTCCGGTGATGATCCACATGCGCGTATTCAATGTCTTCCACGAAAACATGCTGCAGGGAATCGGCGGCCGAGGCCACTGAGGTCTGCCCGCTGGCCACGGCCCGGAGAAGACGTTTTAAGGTATCGTTGTTCATGGGCGGCTACTGCAGCTCCTGTTCAATCATTTCCCCTGCGCCGGAACCGGTATTTTTCCCGGAGGTCTGTACTCGTTCCAGGGTTCGGACAATGGCTTCCAAAGACTGGATCTGTTGCTGCAAGTCCTTGATTTGTTTGCGCAATCCGGCTGTATTTTCGTTTATTTTGCGGTTCAGTGTTTTTTCCAGCTCAGCTGTATCGGCTCCTGCCTGGGCTTGTTTTTGCACGGCATTGATTTTTTCTTTCAGGTTGGCCAACCGGTCGCTGAACGCGGCAATGCGCTCTTCTGCTTCATTGATGCGCGGGCCGAGTTTCCCGGCTTTGCCAAGGGTTTGTTCCAGGGCGGTGGTGGTTTCACGGAGCTTTTCCAGCTCCGCAGTAATCCGGGACTCCAGATCGTTGATTTTGGATTGTGCGGCTTTTTCCCGGGCGGACACCTGCTTTTCCACTCCGGCGATCCTGTTTTTCGTTTCCCGGCGCAATTCGGCAAGGGTTTTTTCAAGTTGGGAGTTGGCTGAAGACAGGCTCTTTACCTGTTTTTCCAGTTCCAGCACCCGGGCCTTGAGCTGTCGGGTGGGTTCGCTGACCAGATCCGAGAGGGCGGAGAAACGCTGCTCCACCATCTCTTCGATGTTTTCTTCCACCTGCCGGGATTGGCGGTCCTGTTGGGCCTCAATTTGCCGGATTCTGTCGTCGAGAATAAAATAACCGAAAAACAGGAGGCCGGCCAGCAGCCCGAAAAGCAGAAGAAAAAGAATGCCGGCCTTGAGACCCGGGGCAGAGGCTGGCTTTTTTTTGGGCGGCGCGGCGCTTTTTTTTGTCCGCGAGTCGATTTCATCTTCTGTAAAATCGATTTTAAAGCCTTTTGGATCCTGTTCTTCCATATTCTTCCTACTCCCATTCGATTGTGCTGGGGGGTTTGGAACTGATGTCATAGACCACCCGGTTCACCCCGTTGACCTCGTTGATGATCCGGTTGGAGATGGTGCCCAGCAGCTTGTGGGGCAGTTTGGCCCAGTCGGCTGTCATGGCGTCCACGCTGGTTACCGCACGCAGGGCCACGATGTTTTCATAGGTGCGTTTATCGCCCATGACGCCCACGCTTTTGATGGGCAGCAGCACCGCAAAGGATTGCCAGACCTTTTTGTAATAGCCCGCGGCCCGGATTTCTTCGAGCAGGATGGCATCCACCTTTCGAAGCACGCTCAAACGTTTGCGGGTGACTTCGCCGATGATCCGTATGGCCAGGCCGGGACCGGGAAAAGGCTGGCGCCAGACCAGTTCCTCTGGCAGTCCCAGGGTTTTGCCGAGTTTGCGGACTTCATCCTTGAAAAGAAATTTCAAGGGCTCGATGAGTTTGAGCTTCATTTTTTTGGGCAGACCGCCCACGTTGTGGTGGGACTTGATAATGGAAGTGGGTCCCCCGAAAGCGGATTGGGATTCGATGATGTCCGGATAAAGGGTGCCCTGGGCCAGAAATTCTGCATCCTTGATTTTGCGGGCCTCTGCTTCAAACACGTCCATGAAGACTTTGCCGATGATCTTGCGTTTTTTTTCCGGATCTGTAACCCCCTTGAGCGCGTCTGTAAACTGCTTGCCGGCATTGACATAGTCAATGTTCATTTTCAGATGCTGGCCGAAGAGTTTTTTCAGGCGGGCCCCTTCATCCTGCCGCAGCAGCCCGTTGTCCACAAAAATACAGGTGAGCTGCCTGCCGATGGCCTGGTGGATGAGCATGGCCGCCACAGATGAGTCCACGCCGCCGCTCAACCCCAGAATGACCTGCTTGTCACCCACTGCGTTCCGGATTTCAGCCACTGCATTTTTTGCAAAGCTCTTCATGGTCCAGCCGGCTGTGCATCCGCAAACGGAAAACAGGAAATTTTTGAGCATCTGTTTGCCCCCGGGGGTGTGCTCAACTTCCGGATGAAACTGCAGACCGTAAAATTGCCGTTTATAATCGGCCACGGCGGCCATGGCCGTGTTTTCTGTCACCGCAGTGGTGACAAAACCTTCGGGGAGCTCGGTGATGGCGTCTCCGTGGCTCATCCAGCACCGGGCGGATTCTTCGATGCCTTCCATCAGAGGGTCCGGGTTTTGAATCCGGAGCCGGGCAAAACCGTATTCCCTTTTGTGTGCTTTTGAAACGTTTCCGCCCAGAGCGTGAACCATAAACTGCATGCCATAGCAAATGCCGAGTACAGGGATGCCGAGATCAAAAATGGCCTCTGATACTTTTGGGCTGTTTTTTTCATATATGCTGGCCGGTCCTCCGGAAAGAATGATGCCCTCGGGATTCAGGTCTTGCAGTTGCTTGATTTCAATATCCGGGGGTTCAATCTGGCAGTAGACTTTCTGTTCCCGCACGCGTCTTGCAATCAGCTGATTGTACTGAGAGCCAAAATCAATGACAACTATCATTTGTGCCTCAAATCGGAAGTTTTTGTTGGCTGATCCGGCGGAAAAAGGGCTGCGGCATCCGCGCAAACCATTTGCTTAAACAAAATGAATATGTTAAAGCAACCCGCAAATGTCAACGCTATTTTTTCTATTCATGCGCAAAACGGAGCTTTTGGTTGATTATTCAGATATATGAAATCCAGACACCCCGGGAAGCTGAAGCAATGGCGGCCCTTGGGGTGGATCATATTGGTTCGGTTCTCACGGCCGCAGATGACTGGAAACAGCCGCAGCTTTGGCAGACCATTCAGGAGGTGGCCGCTGCAGGGGCCAAAAGCAGCCTGATTCCGCTGTTTGATGATATGGATGCCATCAGCGCGGCCCTTGATTATTATCAGCCGGACATGATCCATTTCTGTCACACGGTGCTCGACGCTCCTGAAGGCTGGGAACCCTGGTGCGGGCGGCTGATGTCCATGCAGGCCACGGTAAAGCAGCGTTTCCCCCAGATTGCCGTCATCCGTTCCATCCCTGTACCGCCTCCGGGCATGGGCGGGGATTTGCCGGTTCTGGAACTGGCCAGGCATTTTGAGCCATTATCGGATTTTTTTCTTACCGACACCCTGCTGCTGGAAAACAATGCCCTGCAGCATCAGCCGGAAAACGGGTATGTGGGCATCACCGGCAGCATTTGCGACTGGGATACGGCTGCGCGTCTGGCTGCCCAGAGCGCCATTCCGGTGATTGCCGCCGGAGGGCTGTCGCCGGACAATGTCGGCGATGCGGTTAAAGCCATTGCTCCGGCCGGGGTGGACAGCTGCACCCTGACCAATGCCCGGGACGCATCCGGAAGGCCCATCCGTTTTTCCAAGGACCCGGAAAAAGTTGCCCGGTTTGTGGCAAAAGCCAGGAAAGCCGCCGCTCAATCCGGTATGTAACAGCTAATCTTGATAAGCCTATAAAAAGTATTTTTTACAGGCAGTGTTAAGTTTTAAGTGATTAAGTATTAGGTAAAATCAAAAAGTTATTTTTTTAAATAGGAGAGAAACAGTTATGTATGAAAGCGGAGACCTGCGCAAGGGGCTGAAAATTGAAATCGACGGCGATCCCTATGAGATCGTGGATTTTGAATTTGTCAAGCCGGGAAAGGGCCAGGCCCTTTATAAATGCAAGCTCAAAAACATGATCACCGGGGTTCAGTTTGACAAAACCTACCGGTCCGGGGAAAAAATCAACAAGGCCGATCTCGAGGAGCAGGAAATGGAATACCTGTACACGGACGGCGATCATTATCACTTCATGAACACCTCCACCTTTGAGCAGGATTCCATGTCAGCTGAGCAGCTCGGTGATTCGGTGAAGTTTTTAAAGGAAAACACGGTCTGCGACGTCTTGTTTTTCCAGGGCCGGCCCATCGGGCTTTCCCTGCCCAATTTCATCGAACTGCGGGTGGTGCGCTCTGATCCCTGGGTCAAGGGGGATACAGCTTCGGGCAGCTATAAGCCGGCTGAACTGGAAACCGGACTGACCGTGCAGGTCCCCCCGTTTGTGGAAGAAGGCCAGAAACTGCGCATCGATACCCGAACAGGCCAGTACGTGGAACGGGTAAAGGAATGATGGCCCCGTAAAAGTCCATTATCTGCGTTACGCGCAATTTCTCAGAATTTCACGTACGGGTAACTACGCTGCATTCTTCGAAATGGCGCAAGCCTTGATCTTGAACTGTTTACAGCGCCATCTGAAATCAGAATTTTTACGGTGCCATCAAGGAATAACCGTCCTGATTTTTGTCTGTCTGACCTGGAATCGCAATTTCCGCAAAAGAATTTTCCTTGACAGGTTTGTTTTTGCTTTGATAATGAATGAAGCTTCATTCACTGAATGAGTGCTCATTCAATTCACTGAGTCAAAACAAAGGCGGACATGGACAGGGAACAAGCAAGAACCGGGGCCATCAACTCCAAATACCATCTTATTCTGGATGCGGCAATAAAGGTGTTTGCCGAACAGGGCTTTCATCAGGCCACCATATCCCAGGTGGCCAGGGAAGCCGGCGTGGCCGACGGGACCATATACCTGTATTTCAAAAACAAAGCCGATATTCTGTCGAATTTTTTCAGCTACCGCAGCCGACAGGTGTTTGACCGATTCCGCCAGGTGGTGGATCAAGCCGACAGTGCCGAAGAAAAGCTGAGAAACCTGATTCGGCTTCATTTAAGCGAGTTTCAGCGTGACCGGAACATGGCCGTGGTCTTCCAGCGCGAAGCCCTGCTGGCCAGGTATGTCAAGGATGAATACATCATCGAGGTCACCCGGATGTACATGGATATTTTAACTGAGATCATCCGCCTTGGCCAGGCGGAAGGCACCATTCGCAAGCAGCTGCCCCTGGGGCTGGCAAAGCGCTTTATTCTCGGGGCGGTCAACGAGGTGATCAATACCTGGGTGGTCACCGGCGGGGAAAAGGACATGGTGAAAATGGCTGATCCGCTGGTGGATTTTTATTTTGACGGCATCGGCACCCGGAGCAATCCCGAAATGCCGTAATACCGAGGCTGCTGATGCCGCAGATCATGTGCAGGGAAAACCGCATTGCCGGTTTGCCGGCAAATACGAATTAATACGTTATTAACAAAAGGGAGAAAACAGATGGCACAACAAATTTCGGATCGCCGGGACATGGATTTTGTCCTGCATGAGCAATTGAATGTCGGAGAGCTGAGCAAGAAGGAAAAATATGCGGAGTTCAACAAAAAAACCGTTGATCTGGTGATCAACGAGGCCCGCAATCTTGCTGTAAAGGAAATCCTGCCCACACGCCAGGAGGGTGATGAAAAGGGATGTGTGTTTGAAAAGGGCAAGGTGACCACCCCTGAGATTTTCAAGCGCCCCTTTGAACTGCTCAAGGAAGGCGAATGGGTGGCCATGACCGAAGATCCCGACTGGGGCGGCCAGGGCATGCCCAGAAGCGTTTCCATGGCCGCGGCCGAGTATTTCAACGGCGCCAACTATGCTTTTATGATGTATGCCGGTCTCACCCACGGCGCCGGCCGCCTGGTGGAGACCTTTGGCACGGACCGTCAGAAAAATCTTTTTCTCAAAAATATGTATACCGGCAAATGGACCGGTACCATGCTGTTGACCGAGCCGGTGGCCGGCTCTGACGTGGGCCGCCTGGAAACCAAGGCCATTCCCCAGGGCGACGGCACCTACAAGATTGAAGGCCAGAAGATTTTTATCTCCAGCGGTGAGCATGACCTGGCGGAAAACATTGTCCATCCCGTGCTGGCCCGCATTGAGGGCGCTCCTGCCGGCACCAAGGGCATTTCCCTGTTTCTGGTGCCCAAGTACCGGGTCAGTGAAGACGGCAGCCTGGATCAGTTCAATGATGTCAATTGCGTGGGCATCGAAGAGAAAATGGGCATTCACGGAAACGCCACCTGTACCCTGAGCTTGGGGGATAAGGGCGAATGCGTGGGTGAACTGCTGGGCGAGGAAAACAAGGGCATGCGCGCGATGTTCCTGATGATGAACGAAGCGCGCCTGCTGGTGGGCATGCAGGGTTTTGCCTGTTCCACGGCCTCTTATATCAACTCGGTGAATTATGCAAAGGAACGCATCCAGGGCCGGCACCTCACCAAGATGCTGGAAAATGATGCCCCTGCGGTCGCCATTATTCAGCATCCGGATGTGCGGCGCATGCTCATGACCATGAAATCCTATGTTGAAGGCATGCGCAGCCTGCTTTATTACGTGGGCTGGTGTGAGGACATGGCCGACGTGGTTGACAGCGAGGAGGAAAAGGAAAAATACAAGGGTCTGGTGGATCTCCTGATTCCCATTGCCAAGGGCTATGTCACCGATCGCGCCTATGACGTGTGCAATCTGGGCATGCAGGTATACGGCGGCTACGGCTATACCAAGGAATACCCCCAGGAGCAGTTGGTGCGCGACTGCCGGATCACCATGATCTATGAGGGCACCAACGGCATCCAGGCCATGGACCTGATGGGCCGCAAGCTCGGCATGAAAAAAGGCAAGCTGGTCATGGATCTCATGGGTGAAATTACCGCCACCATCAACACTGCCAAGGGTCTGGAAAAAGTCCAGCCCCATGCCGAAACCCTGGAACAGGCATTGAACAAGCTGGGCGAGGCGGCCATGCACCTGGGCAAAAGCGCAATGTCTGAGAAAATCCTGGACGCATTTGCCTATGCTTATCCGTTCATGGATGTGTGCGGGGATGTGTGTATGGCATGGATGCTGCTGTGGCGTGCCTCTATTGCAGAAAAAGCCCTGGAAAAAGCAAAGAAAAAAGATGTGGCCTTCTACGAAGGTCAGATCAAGAGCGCTCAGTTTTTCTGCAACACTGTGCTGCCAACCACCCTGGGCAAAATTCAGGCCATTCTCGCAACTGACGGCGCGGCAGTGGAGATTGATGAGGCCTCCTTTAACGGGTAGGGCCCGGAAACGGTCATACCAAAACCATTTTGTTTAGAAATGCAGGCACAAAAGCAGGGGGGCTTTGAGGCGACAAGCCCCCCTGCTTTTGACGCAGGGAAATTTTTCTTGACTCCAACTCGTTAATTAATTATTGATGAATGCTCATCTATAATATATCAAATGGCTTATGGAGCAGACACCTGCTGCTATAATAATAAGCAAATGCTCGAAATCATAAGATGAAAGGAGCAAGCGGCAAATCATGGAACATGTGCTGATTTCACCAGCAGCCTATACATTTTTCGGGATCCCCACGGTGATTTTCTCCGTGCTGATCCCCATTGTTGCGGTTGCCCTGTTTGCCTATATTGTTGCCAAGCGCCTGGCGCCCATTGTCAAGGCAAAGCCCGACTTTCGATTTGACCGGCCCAAAGACCGGATTCTCAATGTGCTCAAGATCTGGCTGGCCCAGTGGAAGCATCCCCGGTACATGACAGCGGGCGTGATTCATATCGTGATTTTTTTCGGATTTCTCATTCTCTCGGTTCGATCCACGGAACTTGTGATCAAGGGAATATCCGCGGATTTCGTGTTTCCCGGGCTCAATACCTGGGTGGGCGACATTTATTATCTGCTCAAGGATTACGCGGCCACGGCCGTGTTTATCGCAGTGGTGGCCGCATTTGTCCGGCGGGTGTATTTCAAGCCCGAGCGCTATGCCTATCCTGAATCCTATGGTGAGGATCATACCTGGGAGGCGCTGTTGGTGCTGGGCTTTATTGCCACCCTGATGGTTACCGAGAGTCTGTTTGAAGCCGCTGAGGTGGCCGCCCAGGTCCAGGCAGGCGTTGATCCGGGTTTCCTGGCCCCGGTGACGCTGGGGTGGCTGTTTAAAAACATGCTGCTCAACGCCTCCCAGCAAACCCTTCAGGGCGCCCATGTGATTTCCTATTACATCCATGACATCGTGTTTTTCACCTTTCTGTGCTTTTTGCCCCTGGGCAAGCATTTCCACGTGCTCACATCGATTTTCAATGTTTACTTCATGCGCCTGGAGCGCGGCAATATCCGGCCTGTGAAATACGGGGTCAAAGACGAGGATCTCGATTCCCTGGAATCCTTTGGCGTCAAGCGATACGAGGATTTCACCTGGAAGGACATCCTGGATTTCTATACATGCGCCGACTGCGGCCGATGTTCGGACAACTGCCCGGCAAATGCCGTGGGCCGTCCGCTTTCGCCCCGTTTTATCTCCCTGAAAGGCCGGGATTACGCATTTGAGCATTACCCCCTCCGGGGCGATTTCATCAAAACCGATGCCAATATCATGGGAAAGGTTTATTCCGAGGACGAAATCTGGTCGTGTACCACCTGCGGCGCCTGCGAGCAGGAATGTCCCATCGGCATCGAGTATATCAACAAGATCGTGGACTTGCGCCGGGGCATGGTCGATGAGGGCAATGTTCCCCAGTCCCTGCAAAAACCCCTGCAGTCTTTGGAAAAACGGGGCAATCCCTACGGCAAGATGGAAAAAAAGCGCGCCGAGTGGACCAAGGAACTGGCAGATGAATTTGAGGTCAATGTCCTTGAGAAAAAAGGTGCCACTGCGGACACCCTGTATTTTGTCGACAGCGTGACCTCTTTTGACGAACGCATGCAGGCCGTGGCCCGGGCAACGGCGCAGATCCTGCACAAGGCCGGTGTGAATTTCGGCGTGCTGGGCAAGGCGGAAAAAGATGCCGGAAACGAGGTCCGCCGCTTTGGCGAGGAAATGCTGTTTCAGGAATTGAAGAATCAAAATATCGACGCCATTGTCAATGCCGGGGCCAGACAGATTGTCACCGCAGACCCGCATGCCTACAATGTCATGAAAAACGATTATAACAGCAATGACCTGCCGCCTGTGGAGCATATTGTCCATTTTCTGCTGCGCAGTATCCGAAACGGTCAGATAAAGCTCGGCAGCCTGTCCGAGGATCTGGCAGGCAAGACCTTTGTCTATCATGATCCCTGTTATCTGGGGCGGCACAATGATATCTATGATGAACCCAGGGCGGTGCTGGATGCCATTGCCGGCCTGCGGCGGGTGGAAATGGAAAGAAGCCGGGATCGCTCCTTCTGCTGCGGCGGCGGCGGCCTGATGCTGTTTTATGAACCGGAAGAAGATGAGCGCATGGGCGTGCGCCGGGTGAGAATGGCCCGGGATGCCGGCGCAAGCGTGATTGTCACGGCATGCCCCTTCTGCCTGACCAACATTGAAGACGGCATCAAGGTGGCCGGACTCGAAGGCCAGCTGGAAGCCATTGATCTGTGCGAACTGGTTGCCATGCACATGCAGTAGGAGAAATTCAGGTGTCATGGCTGCCTTCGGGAGGTCGGGCCCGGGACGGCAGCCGCTTATGGATTAAATAAATAGCGGAGTCTAACGAACAAGGTAGGGAGGAACATATGGAAATTTTGGTGTGTGTCAAACGCGTTCCTGATACCGCGGAAAACGAGATCGAGATCAACAGCGATGGAAACGACATTGAAAGAGACGATCTGGTTTACTCGGTAAATGAATGGGACAATTATGCAGTGGAGGAAGCCATCCAGCTCGTTGACGAGCACGGCGGTTCCGTGACCGTGATCACCGTGGGCGATGAGGAGTCCGAGGAAGTCCTGCGCCGGGAAATGGCCATGGGCGCTGAAAAAGGCATTCTGCTCGACGATGACGCCTTTGAGGGTTCAGACGGCCGGGGCATTGCCGCGATTCTGAAGGGTGCCGTGGAAAAAGGCAATTACGATCTGATTCTTACCGGCGCCCAGGCGGATGAAGGCTATGCCCAGGTGGGCGGGATGCTGGCAGCCATGCTCGACTATCCCTATGCATCCCTGGTTAACATGATTGAGCCCGGCGATGGCAAGCTCAAGGTCGGCCGGGAAATCGAGGGCGGCAACCAGGAAGTCAACGAGATCGAGCTTCCCTGCGTGCTTTCAATCCAGACGGGTATCAATGAACCCCGTTACGTGGGTATCCGCGGCATTCGCAAGGTGGCCTCAGTGGATATTCCCACCATGGGAGCCTCTGATCTGGGACTGGATGCCGGTTCCGTGGGCGAGGGCGCAGCCAGGGTCAAGCGCATCGACTACTTCGTGCCGGAGATGGGCGAAGGCGCTGAAATGCTTGAAGGCAGCACCGAAGAGATCATCGACAAACTCATTGAACTCTTAAAGT
Proteins encoded:
- the efp gene encoding elongation factor P, with product MYESGDLRKGLKIEIDGDPYEIVDFEFVKPGKGQALYKCKLKNMITGVQFDKTYRSGEKINKADLEEQEMEYLYTDGDHYHFMNTSTFEQDSMSAEQLGDSVKFLKENTVCDVLFFQGRPIGLSLPNFIELRVVRSDPWVKGDTASGSYKPAELETGLTVQVPPFVEEGQKLRIDTRTGQYVERVKE
- a CDS encoding TetR/AcrR family transcriptional regulator, whose protein sequence is MDREQARTGAINSKYHLILDAAIKVFAEQGFHQATISQVAREAGVADGTIYLYFKNKADILSNFFSYRSRQVFDRFRQVVDQADSAEEKLRNLIRLHLSEFQRDRNMAVVFQREALLARYVKDEYIIEVTRMYMDILTEIIRLGQAEGTIRKQLPLGLAKRFILGAVNEVINTWVVTGGEKDMVKMADPLVDFYFDGIGTRSNPEMP
- a CDS encoding electron transfer flavoprotein subunit beta/FixA family protein, yielding MEILVCVKRVPDTAENEIEINSDGNDIERDDLVYSVNEWDNYAVEEAIQLVDEHGGSVTVITVGDEESEEVLRREMAMGAEKGILLDDDAFEGSDGRGIAAILKGAVEKGNYDLILTGAQADEGYAQVGGMLAAMLDYPYASLVNMIEPGDGKLKVGREIEGGNQEVNEIELPCVLSIQTGINEPRYVGIRGIRKVASVDIPTMGASDLGLDAGSVGEGAARVKRIDYFVPEMGEGAEMLEGSTEEIIDKLIELLKSKGGIK
- a CDS encoding phosphoribosylanthranilate isomerase translates to MIIQIYEIQTPREAEAMAALGVDHIGSVLTAADDWKQPQLWQTIQEVAAAGAKSSLIPLFDDMDAISAALDYYQPDMIHFCHTVLDAPEGWEPWCGRLMSMQATVKQRFPQIAVIRSIPVPPPGMGGDLPVLELARHFEPLSDFFLTDTLLLENNALQHQPENGYVGITGSICDWDTAARLAAQSAIPVIAAGGLSPDNVGDAVKAIAPAGVDSCTLTNARDASGRPIRFSKDPEKVARFVAKARKAAAQSGM
- the larB gene encoding nickel pincer cofactor biosynthesis protein LarB — translated: MNNDTLKRLLRAVASGQTSVASAADSLQHVFVEDIEYAHVDHHRTLRKGFPEVIFGQGKTAEQIAGIMEKMNAQDDRVLVTRLSEQKAAHIQALFPQSVYHADARVLLLEKTPPPICGRGPVLVMSAGTSDIPVAKEASLTARAMGNEVETVYDVGVAGIHRLFSHKESIERASVLVVAAGMEGALPSVVAGLVNRPVIAVPTSVGYGTSLGGMTALFAMLNACSSNVAVVNIDNGFGAGYMAAMINRP
- the guaA gene encoding glutamine-hydrolyzing GMP synthase; the protein is MIVVIDFGSQYNQLIARRVREQKVYCQIEPPDIEIKQLQDLNPEGIILSGGPASIYEKNSPKVSEAIFDLGIPVLGICYGMQFMVHALGGNVSKAHKREYGFARLRIQNPDPLMEGIEESARCWMSHGDAITELPEGFVTTAVTENTAMAAVADYKRQFYGLQFHPEVEHTPGGKQMLKNFLFSVCGCTAGWTMKSFAKNAVAEIRNAVGDKQVILGLSGGVDSSVAAMLIHQAIGRQLTCIFVDNGLLRQDEGARLKKLFGQHLKMNIDYVNAGKQFTDALKGVTDPEKKRKIIGKVFMDVFEAEARKIKDAEFLAQGTLYPDIIESQSAFGGPTSIIKSHHNVGGLPKKMKLKLIEPLKFLFKDEVRKLGKTLGLPEELVWRQPFPGPGLAIRIIGEVTRKRLSVLRKVDAILLEEIRAAGYYKKVWQSFAVLLPIKSVGVMGDKRTYENIVALRAVTSVDAMTADWAKLPHKLLGTISNRIINEVNGVNRVVYDISSKPPSTIEWE
- a CDS encoding acyl-CoA dehydrogenase → MAQQISDRRDMDFVLHEQLNVGELSKKEKYAEFNKKTVDLVINEARNLAVKEILPTRQEGDEKGCVFEKGKVTTPEIFKRPFELLKEGEWVAMTEDPDWGGQGMPRSVSMAAAEYFNGANYAFMMYAGLTHGAGRLVETFGTDRQKNLFLKNMYTGKWTGTMLLTEPVAGSDVGRLETKAIPQGDGTYKIEGQKIFISSGEHDLAENIVHPVLARIEGAPAGTKGISLFLVPKYRVSEDGSLDQFNDVNCVGIEEKMGIHGNATCTLSLGDKGECVGELLGEENKGMRAMFLMMNEARLLVGMQGFACSTASYINSVNYAKERIQGRHLTKMLENDAPAVAIIQHPDVRRMLMTMKSYVEGMRSLLYYVGWCEDMADVVDSEEEKEKYKGLVDLLIPIAKGYVTDRAYDVCNLGMQVYGGYGYTKEYPQEQLVRDCRITMIYEGTNGIQAMDLMGRKLGMKKGKLVMDLMGEITATINTAKGLEKVQPHAETLEQALNKLGEAAMHLGKSAMSEKILDAFAYAYPFMDVCGDVCMAWMLLWRASIAEKALEKAKKKDVAFYEGQIKSAQFFCNTVLPTTLGKIQAILATDGAAVEIDEASFNG
- a CDS encoding (Fe-S)-binding protein — encoded protein: MEHVLISPAAYTFFGIPTVIFSVLIPIVAVALFAYIVAKRLAPIVKAKPDFRFDRPKDRILNVLKIWLAQWKHPRYMTAGVIHIVIFFGFLILSVRSTELVIKGISADFVFPGLNTWVGDIYYLLKDYAATAVFIAVVAAFVRRVYFKPERYAYPESYGEDHTWEALLVLGFIATLMVTESLFEAAEVAAQVQAGVDPGFLAPVTLGWLFKNMLLNASQQTLQGAHVISYYIHDIVFFTFLCFLPLGKHFHVLTSIFNVYFMRLERGNIRPVKYGVKDEDLDSLESFGVKRYEDFTWKDILDFYTCADCGRCSDNCPANAVGRPLSPRFISLKGRDYAFEHYPLRGDFIKTDANIMGKVYSEDEIWSCTTCGACEQECPIGIEYINKIVDLRRGMVDEGNVPQSLQKPLQSLEKRGNPYGKMEKKRAEWTKELADEFEVNVLEKKGATADTLYFVDSVTSFDERMQAVARATAQILHKAGVNFGVLGKAEKDAGNEVRRFGEEMLFQELKNQNIDAIVNAGARQIVTADPHAYNVMKNDYNSNDLPPVEHIVHFLLRSIRNGQIKLGSLSEDLAGKTFVYHDPCYLGRHNDIYDEPRAVLDAIAGLRRVEMERSRDRSFCCGGGGLMLFYEPEEDERMGVRRVRMARDAGASVIVTACPFCLTNIEDGIKVAGLEGQLEAIDLCELVAMHMQ